From a region of the Chroicocephalus ridibundus chromosome 8, bChrRid1.1, whole genome shotgun sequence genome:
- the GNG13 gene encoding guanine nucleotide-binding protein G(I)/G(S)/G(O) subunit gamma-13, giving the protein MDEWDLPQWKKEVESLKYQLAYKREMSSKTIPEFVKWIEDGIPEDPFLNPELMKNNPWVEKGKCAIL; this is encoded by the exons ATGGACGAGTGGGACCTCCCGCAGTGGAAGAAGGAGGTGGAAAGCCTGAAGTACCAGCTGGCCTACAAGCGGGAGATGTCCTCCAAGACAATACCCGA GTTCGTGAAATGGATCGAGGACGGCATTCCAGAAGATCCCTTCCTCAACCCGGAGCTGATGAAAAACAACCCCTGGGTGGAGAAAGGCAAATGCGCCATCCTCTGA